In Synergistaceae bacterium, a single window of DNA contains:
- a CDS encoding phenylalanine--tRNA ligase subunit beta has translation MKLSLNWIKKYVDLPEELSKEKLAHDLTMCTVEVEEVISIAEKFENIVVGRILTVEPHPNADKLRVCKVDIGENEPSIIVCGGSNLKQNQLTVVATPGAKVAWHGMNDIVEIKPTKLRGVESNGMICSSSEIGLEELFPITQPAEIMDISDFDVKPGTSVADALDINDIIFDIDNKSLTNRPDLWGHYGMAREFAAIYNCELKPFKKVDLPDKSDGLEICIESEARCPRYAALIIKNIKNIPSSFEIQSLLWRVGVRPINLPVDITNYAMMVTGQPTHAFDRTHVTGNINIRLASPDEKLELLDGEVLELTTEDLVIADDKGPIALAGVMGGELSSVLSDTTELIIEIANFNALSVRRTAKRFDKRTEASSRYEKAIDPQRVDDAVAITAELFKSEFPESQIIGFVDRYPSSLENSKIEVSLNFLYKRLGKELPEDDIKKYLMSLGFKVSFAGDSMYVEAPSWRSTGDISLPDDILEEVARMIGYENFDFIPPTVLLDKAINQRSIAMERSIREYMAFRCNMQEIFTYPWVDEEYIVASGIDGTDMLELSAPPAPNERHLRSSLIPGLLKSVFINLRYYESFRIFELTQTFRNNKDSSKDTTSEVLPDMPRHLAAAFVGSDGRTLFREAKGVIEYMHKVVQIEELSFAHLKKPVWSDEKLWVNIVSNDEIIGDIGLVCQKVAHDSGIKRSLTVIFDLDIETLKSLASRDNVFVHLPEFPLVNFDLSIIFDETVEWLEIHKIVSKTELVKDISFVDEYRSSQIGDGKKSVTFRTWIGSDEGTLTSDKIELITKQITKNLNNKLGGEIRR, from the coding sequence ATGAAACTTTCTTTGAATTGGATAAAAAAATATGTAGATCTTCCTGAAGAGCTTTCAAAGGAAAAACTTGCTCACGACCTTACTATGTGTACGGTTGAAGTTGAGGAAGTGATAAGTATTGCAGAGAAATTTGAAAATATTGTAGTGGGACGGATATTAACGGTAGAACCACATCCAAATGCAGATAAACTTAGAGTTTGCAAGGTAGATATTGGAGAAAATGAACCAAGTATCATAGTCTGTGGAGGATCCAACCTTAAACAGAATCAGTTGACAGTAGTGGCAACGCCGGGAGCTAAAGTTGCTTGGCACGGGATGAACGATATTGTAGAAATAAAACCAACAAAACTCCGTGGCGTGGAAAGTAACGGCATGATTTGCTCTTCTTCGGAAATAGGTTTAGAGGAGCTTTTTCCAATAACCCAACCTGCAGAAATTATGGATATATCAGACTTTGACGTAAAGCCGGGAACATCCGTGGCAGATGCTCTTGATATAAACGACATCATTTTTGATATCGATAACAAGTCACTGACAAATCGCCCTGATTTGTGGGGACATTATGGAATGGCAAGAGAATTTGCAGCCATATACAATTGTGAATTGAAGCCTTTTAAAAAAGTAGATTTGCCGGATAAGTCAGACGGCTTGGAAATATGTATTGAATCAGAGGCACGTTGTCCTCGTTATGCAGCCTTGATTATAAAAAATATCAAGAACATTCCATCCTCTTTTGAAATCCAAAGCCTTCTTTGGAGAGTGGGTGTTAGACCTATAAATCTTCCGGTAGATATAACAAATTATGCCATGATGGTTACCGGACAGCCTACTCATGCTTTTGACCGAACCCATGTGACCGGAAATATCAATATAAGATTGGCTTCCCCGGATGAAAAACTAGAATTGCTTGATGGAGAAGTGTTAGAGCTGACAACAGAAGATCTTGTAATTGCGGATGACAAAGGGCCTATTGCTTTGGCAGGGGTTATGGGTGGGGAATTAAGTTCGGTACTGAGCGACACTACAGAATTGATAATAGAGATAGCTAATTTCAACGCACTTTCAGTACGCAGAACAGCAAAGCGCTTTGATAAGAGAACAGAAGCTTCTTCACGCTACGAAAAGGCTATTGACCCGCAAAGAGTTGATGATGCAGTGGCTATTACAGCAGAACTTTTTAAAAGCGAGTTCCCAGAATCCCAAATAATCGGTTTTGTCGATAGATATCCTTCCTCATTAGAAAATTCTAAAATTGAAGTAAGTTTGAACTTCCTGTATAAAAGGCTAGGAAAAGAACTTCCGGAAGACGACATAAAAAAATATCTAATGTCACTTGGTTTCAAAGTTTCATTTGCAGGAGATTCGATGTATGTTGAAGCGCCTTCCTGGAGATCAACGGGAGATATTTCTCTCCCCGATGATATATTGGAAGAAGTAGCTCGTATGATAGGGTACGAGAATTTCGATTTTATACCTCCAACTGTTTTATTAGATAAAGCAATAAATCAAAGAAGTATAGCAATGGAACGTTCAATACGAGAATATATGGCTTTTCGTTGTAATATGCAAGAAATCTTTACTTACCCATGGGTGGACGAGGAATATATTGTAGCATCTGGGATAGACGGTACTGATATGCTTGAACTAAGTGCACCTCCGGCTCCAAATGAAAGGCATTTGCGCTCCTCCCTTATTCCTGGATTATTAAAATCAGTGTTTATTAACTTACGTTACTATGAGAGCTTTCGCATATTTGAATTAACCCAAACCTTTAGAAACAACAAAGACAGTTCTAAGGATACAACCTCGGAAGTATTGCCTGACATGCCGCGCCATTTAGCGGCGGCTTTTGTGGGAAGTGATGGTAGAACACTTTTTAGAGAGGCTAAAGGTGTCATAGAATATATGCACAAAGTAGTTCAGATTGAAGAACTTTCATTCGCACACCTTAAAAAACCAGTTTGGTCGGATGAAAAACTTTGGGTTAATATCGTCAGTAATGATGAAATTATCGGTGACATAGGGCTTGTCTGTCAAAAGGTTGCTCATGATTCAGGAATAAAACGGAGTTTAACTGTTATTTTTGATCTGGATATTGAAACGCTTAAGTCCCTAGCGTCGCGGGACAATGTCTTTGTTCATTTACCCGAGTTCCCTCTGGTTAATTTCGATTTATCAATAATATTTGATGAAACAGTTGAGTGGCTAGAGATTCACAAGATAGTCTCTAAAACAGAACTCGTAAAAGATATTAGTTTTGTTGACGAGTATAGGAGTTCGCAAATTGGAGACGGTAAAAAGTCAGTAACCTTCCGCACGTGGATTGGTTCTGATGAAGGTACTCTAACGTCCGACAAGATTGAACTTATTACAAAGCAAATCACAAAGAATTTAAACAACAAATTAGGCGGAGAGATTCGAAGATAA
- the pheS gene encoding phenylalanine--tRNA ligase subunit alpha, whose translation MKQIKEEGLGRIKNTLATDELQIVRAKLLGRKGEVTEILKSIGLAAPEVKKILGQTANEVKQILSNAIEQHQEQLLSNVSSVKGIVDITLPGIEPSNGGLHPITQMCYDLNDAFNSLGFEVYNGPEITSELFAFDNLNFPPEHPARESMDTYWIKDHDRGHGAKRLCLRPHLTGASVRYLQKHGAPARFVYPGRVYRSETTDARHERAFFQYEALIIDKDFSFASGKILVKTILDKVFGRDVKVRMRAGYFPFVEPGFEIDMECLVCEGVGCKVCKHVGWIEVMPGGTPHPNVLRAAGLDPSIWSGFYINIGLDRLVMMRYGVDDVRLFHSADLRFLNQFK comes from the coding sequence CTGAAACAGATAAAAGAAGAAGGATTAGGGAGAATAAAGAACACTCTTGCTACAGATGAGCTCCAGATAGTTAGGGCCAAATTGCTAGGTCGCAAAGGAGAAGTTACGGAAATATTAAAAAGTATTGGACTGGCCGCTCCTGAGGTTAAGAAAATACTGGGACAAACAGCTAATGAAGTTAAACAAATATTAAGCAACGCAATAGAACAGCATCAAGAGCAGCTGCTAAGCAATGTTTCATCGGTTAAAGGAATTGTTGATATTACTTTACCTGGCATAGAACCTTCAAATGGGGGACTTCATCCCATAACTCAAATGTGTTATGACCTAAATGATGCTTTTAATTCGCTAGGTTTTGAAGTTTACAATGGGCCTGAGATAACAAGTGAACTTTTTGCTTTTGATAATTTAAATTTCCCCCCGGAACATCCGGCAAGGGAGAGCATGGATACATATTGGATAAAAGATCATGATAGGGGGCATGGAGCGAAACGTTTATGTTTGCGGCCCCACCTAACAGGAGCCAGTGTCCGTTATCTGCAAAAACATGGAGCCCCCGCTAGGTTCGTATATCCGGGGCGAGTCTACCGCAGTGAGACGACCGATGCCCGTCATGAAAGAGCTTTCTTTCAGTATGAGGCTTTAATAATAGATAAAGACTTTTCCTTCGCTTCGGGTAAAATATTAGTCAAAACAATTCTAGATAAAGTATTTGGCCGGGATGTAAAAGTGAGAATGAGAGCAGGTTATTTCCCTTTTGTTGAGCCAGGTTTTGAAATAGATATGGAATGTCTGGTGTGTGAAGGGGTGGGGTGCAAAGTATGTAAGCATGTTGGTTGGATAGAAGTAATGCCGGGCGGCACACCTCATCCGAACGTGCTTCGTGCAGCAGGCTTAGATCCTTCTATCTGGTCGGGTTTTTATATTAATATAGGTCTGGATCGTCTCGTAATGATGCGTTATGGTGTTGATGATGTAAGGTTGTTCCACAGTGCCGACCTTCGTTTTCTTAATCAGTTTAAATAG
- a CDS encoding CvpA family protein, with protein MFAHWHALDIFFVILGCYFVIRGIFRGFIGEAITLLGLVCSIYLSFKFSGTLGTVLESILGMNSYLAQFIAIIIVWLLTTIIIAIFRSAFKSVISAASMGGMDKLLGFFSGLIKTALVIYVVLISGFLLSPVASPTWMSSSDILRYSGRHWPTVRHLLVDFKLFPNASSLPEGTLEEILRPYRTGSNYPKNEMEH; from the coding sequence ATGTTTGCTCACTGGCATGCATTAGATATTTTTTTTGTAATCTTAGGTTGTTATTTTGTAATAAGAGGGATTTTTCGAGGCTTTATTGGTGAGGCAATAACCTTATTGGGGCTTGTTTGCTCTATTTACCTTTCTTTTAAATTTTCCGGTACTTTGGGCACAGTCCTAGAAAGTATTTTGGGAATGAACAGCTATTTAGCGCAATTCATTGCAATAATCATTGTATGGCTCTTAACAACGATTATCATTGCAATTTTTAGAAGTGCTTTCAAAAGTGTAATTTCTGCGGCCAGTATGGGTGGAATGGATAAACTGCTTGGTTTTTTCTCTGGGTTGATAAAGACGGCTTTAGTCATATATGTTGTATTGATATCTGGGTTTCTACTCTCTCCCGTTGCAAGCCCTACATGGATGTCTTCAAGCGATATACTTCGTTATTCGGGAAGACATTGGCCAACTGTTAGGCATTTGCTAGTAGACTTTAAACTCTTTCCCAATGCTTCAAGCTTGCCGGAAGGTACACTTGAAGAAATACTTCGCCCCTATCGCACAGGCTCCAATTACCCTAAGAACGAAATGGAACATTAG
- a CDS encoding cell division protein ZapA, translated as MGDMSEIKKTEDGKYSFVVGRQRYTLSTPLEENFFCSIVRTVQDAVSSFSPQLTQEERLFLALMSISHKSNSIALKLKGLIDNIEELED; from the coding sequence ATGGGAGATATGTCGGAGATAAAAAAAACAGAAGACGGGAAATATTCCTTTGTAGTTGGTCGCCAAAGATATACACTAAGTACGCCTCTGGAAGAAAATTTTTTCTGTTCAATAGTTCGTACTGTCCAAGACGCAGTTTCTTCCTTCTCCCCCCAACTCACTCAAGAAGAGCGGCTTTTTCTTGCTCTAATGTCAATTTCCCATAAAAGCAACAGTATCGCACTGAAACTCAAGGGATTAATCGACAATATAGAGGAACTGGAAGACTGA